Proteins from one Bacteroides mediterraneensis genomic window:
- a CDS encoding sigma-54 dependent transcriptional regulator — protein sequence MVPSILIVEDDLTFSTMLKTWLGKKGFEVETAGTQAKARKQLGARSFDLILSDLRLPDQDGMNLLSWLREQQNEVPFIIMTSYAEIQSAVRAMKEGATDYISKPVQPDELLKKIREAIRPEKPSASSEKKKTASPTTHSFLEGESEEARKLYNYVSLVAPTQMSVLINGASGTGKEYVAHRIHQLSKRADKPFIAIDCGSIPKELAASEFFGHVKGSFTGALNDKAGAFEEANGGTLFLDEIGNLSYEVQVQLLRALQERRIRRIGSTKEIEVDVRLISATNENLKEAIAKGNFREDLYHRINEFTLQMPALKERPEDILLFANFFLDQANRELERTLIGFDAQASEALQKYPWPGNLRQLKNVVKRATLLAQGDFITLKDLGEEISERKIQENNDTETEESFMLHDEETEKHRILKALQQTGHNKSKAAALLGIDRKTLYNKLKLYQIPQ from the coding sequence ATGGTTCCGTCTATTTTAATCGTTGAAGATGATTTAACATTCTCTACCATGCTGAAAACCTGGCTGGGGAAAAAAGGATTTGAAGTGGAAACTGCGGGCACACAGGCAAAAGCACGCAAGCAACTCGGCGCACGTAGCTTCGACCTGATACTGTCCGACTTACGTCTTCCTGACCAGGACGGAATGAATCTGCTTTCCTGGTTACGGGAACAACAGAATGAGGTTCCTTTCATTATCATGACCAGCTATGCAGAAATACAAAGTGCCGTACGGGCCATGAAAGAAGGAGCCACGGACTACATCTCCAAACCGGTACAGCCGGATGAACTGCTGAAAAAAATCAGAGAAGCCATCCGACCGGAAAAGCCTTCTGCCTCCTCCGAGAAAAAGAAGACGGCCTCTCCAACCACCCATAGTTTTCTGGAAGGGGAAAGTGAAGAAGCCCGGAAGCTTTACAATTATGTCAGTCTGGTAGCCCCCACACAAATGTCCGTACTTATCAACGGAGCCAGTGGAACCGGTAAGGAATATGTGGCCCACCGTATCCACCAGCTCAGCAAACGTGCGGACAAACCGTTTATTGCCATTGACTGTGGCTCTATTCCCAAAGAATTGGCCGCTTCCGAATTTTTCGGCCATGTGAAAGGCTCGTTCACCGGTGCCCTGAATGACAAGGCCGGCGCTTTCGAAGAAGCCAACGGAGGCACACTGTTCCTTGACGAAATCGGAAACTTGAGCTACGAAGTACAGGTACAGCTGTTGCGAGCCCTACAGGAACGACGCATCCGCCGTATCGGTTCCACCAAAGAAATAGAAGTTGACGTCCGACTTATCAGTGCGACCAATGAGAACTTGAAGGAGGCTATCGCAAAAGGTAATTTCAGGGAAGACTTGTATCACCGTATCAATGAGTTCACCTTGCAGATGCCGGCTCTGAAAGAACGTCCGGAAGATATCCTGCTGTTTGCCAATTTCTTTCTGGACCAGGCTAACCGTGAACTGGAACGCACGCTGATTGGTTTCGACGCACAAGCCAGCGAAGCCTTGCAGAAATATCCCTGGCCGGGCAACCTGCGCCAGCTGAAAAATGTGGTCAAAAGAGCTACCCTGCTGGCCCAAGGAGACTTTATCACCCTCAAAGATTTGGGGGAAGAAATCAGTGAAAGAAAAATACAGGAAAACAACGACACGGAAACAGAAGAGTCGTTCATGCTGCATGATGAAGAAACCGAAAAGCACCGCATATTAAAGGCTCTCCAGCAAACCGGCCACAACAAGTCGAAAGCTGCGGCCTTATTAGGTATTGACCGGAAAACCTTATACAACAAGCTGAAACTTTATCAGATTCCACAATAA
- a CDS encoding RluA family pseudouridine synthase: MTVVYEDNHIIVVNKTASEIVQGDKTGDVPLSETVKQYLKEKYAKPGNVFLGVTHRLDRPVSGLVVFAKTSKALSRLNEMFRNGEVKKTYWAIVKQAPKETEGELVHYLVRNEKQNKSYAYDKEVKNSKKAVLHYRLIGRSENYYLLEVDLKTGRHHQIRCQLAKMGCPIKGDLKYGFPRSNPDGSICLHARRVRFIHPVSKEPIELVAPLPEGNLWKGFGMV; encoded by the coding sequence ATGACAGTAGTTTACGAAGACAATCACATCATAGTAGTCAATAAGACTGCTTCAGAAATAGTGCAGGGCGACAAGACAGGCGACGTGCCTTTGTCGGAAACCGTGAAGCAATATTTGAAGGAAAAATATGCCAAGCCGGGCAATGTGTTCCTGGGAGTGACACACCGGTTGGACCGTCCGGTAAGCGGGCTGGTGGTATTTGCCAAGACGAGCAAGGCCTTGAGCCGTCTGAACGAAATGTTCCGCAACGGGGAGGTGAAGAAGACCTATTGGGCCATTGTGAAGCAGGCACCCAAAGAAACGGAAGGAGAACTGGTGCACTATCTGGTCAGAAACGAAAAACAGAATAAATCGTACGCTTACGATAAGGAGGTGAAGAACTCCAAGAAAGCGGTACTGCATTACCGCCTGATAGGCCGTTCGGAAAATTATTATCTGTTGGAAGTAGACTTGAAGACCGGACGTCATCATCAGATACGGTGTCAGCTGGCCAAGATGGGATGCCCTATCAAAGGCGATTTGAAATACGGTTTCCCGCGTTCCAACCCCGATGGAAGTATCTGTTTGCATGCCCGCCGGGTACGGTTTATCCATCCGGTGTCCAAGGAACCCATCGAACTGGTAGCTCCTCTTCCTGAAGGAAATCTCTGGAAAGGTTTTGGGATGGTATAA
- the fabG gene encoding 3-oxoacyl-[acyl-carrier-protein] reductase translates to MGLLTGKTAIITGAARGIGKAIALKFAAEGANIAFTDLVIDENGQNTEKEIAAYGVKVKGYASNAASFEDTAKVVEQIHNDFGSIDILVNNAGITKDGLMMRMSESQWDAVLTVNLKSAFNFIHACTPIMMRQKHGNIINMASVVGVHGNAGQCNYSASKAGLIGLAKSIAQELGSRGIRANAIAPGFIITDMTAKLSDEVKAEWNKRIPLRRGGTPEDVANIALFLASDMSSYVSGQVIQVDGGMNM, encoded by the coding sequence ATGGGATTATTAACTGGAAAGACAGCCATTATTACAGGTGCCGCACGTGGTATCGGTAAAGCTATTGCATTGAAGTTTGCTGCTGAAGGAGCAAACATCGCCTTCACGGACTTGGTTATCGATGAAAACGGTCAGAATACAGAGAAAGAAATTGCTGCTTATGGTGTAAAGGTAAAAGGTTATGCTTCCAACGCGGCAAGTTTTGAAGATACCGCAAAGGTAGTGGAACAGATTCACAATGATTTCGGTTCTATCGATATTCTGGTGAACAATGCCGGTATCACGAAAGACGGTCTGATGATGCGTATGAGCGAATCACAGTGGGATGCAGTGCTGACTGTGAACTTGAAATCTGCATTTAACTTCATCCACGCTTGCACTCCGATTATGATGCGTCAGAAACATGGCAACATCATCAACATGGCTTCTGTAGTAGGCGTACACGGTAATGCCGGACAGTGCAACTATTCTGCTTCCAAGGCAGGTCTGATTGGTCTGGCTAAATCTATCGCACAGGAATTGGGTTCACGCGGTATCCGTGCCAATGCCATTGCACCGGGCTTCATCATCACCGACATGACTGCGAAATTGTCTGACGAAGTGAAGGCTGAATGGAACAAACGTATTCCTTTGCGTCGTGGCGGTACACCGGAAGATGTAGCCAACATCGCTTTGTTCCTGGCTTCCGACATGTCTTCATACGTTTCAGGACAGGTTATCCAGGTTGACGGTGGTATGAACATGTAA
- a CDS encoding TetR/AcrR family transcriptional regulator gives MTVLKTRAKLVDVARQLFAKKGVEDTTMNDIAQASKKGRRTLYTYFKSKEQIYMAVVESELEMLSDQLEKTAAKPISPDQKILELIMTHLDAIKMVVYRNGTLRADFFRDIWRVEAMRKDFDRKEVVLFRRILREGKEANLFDIDNVEITADILHYCIKGIEVPYIRGQIGEELDDETGWRYVSKIVFGALGCKEKEK, from the coding sequence ATGACAGTATTAAAGACGAGAGCTAAACTGGTAGATGTAGCCCGGCAACTTTTTGCGAAGAAGGGAGTGGAAGATACGACAATGAACGACATTGCCCAGGCTTCGAAGAAAGGACGGCGCACGCTTTATACTTATTTTAAAAGTAAGGAGCAAATCTACATGGCAGTGGTGGAGTCTGAACTGGAAATGCTTTCCGACCAGCTGGAGAAGACAGCAGCTAAACCGATTTCTCCAGACCAGAAAATTCTGGAACTGATTATGACGCATCTGGATGCCATCAAGATGGTGGTGTATCGTAACGGTACGTTGAGGGCCGATTTTTTCCGGGATATCTGGAGAGTAGAGGCCATGCGGAAAGACTTTGACCGGAAAGAGGTGGTCTTGTTCCGTCGTATTCTGCGGGAAGGGAAGGAGGCGAATCTCTTTGATATAGATAATGTGGAGATTACGGCCGACATCTTGCATTATTGCATAAAAGGAATTGAAGTGCCCTACATCCGCGGTCAAATCGGTGAGGAACTGGATGATGAAACGGGATGGCGCTATGTGTCGAAGATTGTGTTCGGTGCATTGGGGTGTAAAGAGAAAGAAAAATAA
- the cysK gene encoding cysteine synthase A: MERIKKQLTELIGHTPLLELARIGKAHDAKARIIAKLEYFNPGGSVKDRIALAMIEDAEQRGLLKPGAVIIEPTSGNTGVGLAWVAGVKGYKTILTMPETMSVERQNLLKAMGAQLVLTPGNKGMRGAIEKANELRDNTPGAVILQQFENPANPRTHVSTTAQEIWEDTDGKVDVFIAGVGTGGTVSGVGEGLKQHNPHIEIIAVEPDASAVLSGDKPGMHKIQGIGAGFIPKTFNPNVVDKIIRVADDDAIRTGRELSLKEGLLTGISAGAATFAALQVASQPEYAGKNIVVLLPDTGERYLSTALFAFEEYPL; the protein is encoded by the coding sequence ATGGAACGAATCAAGAAACAACTTACAGAACTTATCGGGCATACCCCTTTACTGGAACTCGCACGTATCGGAAAAGCACACGATGCAAAGGCACGTATCATTGCCAAACTGGAATATTTCAACCCAGGTGGCAGTGTAAAAGACCGTATCGCCCTGGCCATGATTGAAGATGCCGAACAACGAGGCCTTCTGAAGCCTGGAGCGGTCATCATTGAACCAACCAGCGGAAATACGGGAGTCGGACTGGCCTGGGTAGCAGGGGTGAAAGGATACAAAACCATTCTCACCATGCCCGAAACCATGAGTGTAGAGCGACAGAACCTGCTAAAGGCTATGGGAGCCCAACTGGTACTGACTCCAGGAAATAAAGGCATGCGCGGAGCCATCGAGAAAGCGAACGAATTACGCGACAACACACCGGGAGCCGTCATCCTTCAGCAATTTGAGAATCCAGCCAATCCGCGTACACACGTATCTACCACCGCACAAGAAATCTGGGAAGATACCGATGGAAAAGTAGATGTGTTTATTGCCGGAGTGGGTACAGGCGGTACCGTGAGTGGAGTTGGCGAAGGACTGAAGCAGCACAATCCGCATATTGAAATCATTGCTGTAGAGCCGGACGCATCGGCTGTACTCTCAGGTGACAAACCGGGCATGCACAAGATACAGGGAATCGGAGCCGGATTTATCCCTAAGACCTTCAACCCCAACGTAGTGGACAAGATTATCCGTGTAGCCGACGACGATGCCATCCGCACAGGACGCGAACTGTCTCTAAAAGAAGGACTGCTGACCGGTATTTCCGCCGGAGCAGCCACCTTCGCCGCCTTACAGGTAGCCTCACAACCTGAATATGCAGGAAAAAATATTGTCGTACTGTTGCCGGACACAGGAGAACGATACCTGTCGACCGCGTTGTTCGCTTTTGAAGAATATCCGCTCTAA
- a CDS encoding response regulator transcription factor yields the protein MQTLILADNQDITRYGMKAIASELFPDCVCVEVTDWKHLTELLKDFPNACVVLDYTLLDCTVSQLLVLHERFPEVNFILFSDQLGTDFVRRMLWAGPAFHVLMKDAVWNEIKQCWDTVSVGHQFVCRKALDLLGEEGKKEVERVSPLTQTEKEILRAMALGKGTKEIAAERFLSVYTVATHRKNIFRKLQVNNAHEAIRYALRAGIVNPVEYCI from the coding sequence ATGCAAACATTGATTCTGGCCGATAATCAGGATATCACTCGCTACGGGATGAAAGCTATTGCTTCAGAACTGTTCCCGGACTGCGTATGTGTGGAGGTAACCGATTGGAAGCATCTGACGGAGCTGTTGAAAGATTTTCCCAATGCCTGTGTGGTTTTGGATTACACTTTGCTTGATTGTACGGTGAGTCAGTTACTGGTGTTGCATGAACGTTTTCCGGAGGTGAATTTTATTTTGTTCAGTGACCAGTTGGGGACAGACTTTGTGCGTCGTATGTTGTGGGCTGGTCCGGCTTTTCATGTGTTGATGAAAGATGCGGTGTGGAATGAAATTAAGCAATGTTGGGATACAGTCTCTGTGGGGCACCAATTTGTATGTCGGAAAGCATTGGATTTGTTGGGGGAGGAAGGAAAGAAAGAAGTGGAAAGAGTCTCTCCCTTGACGCAGACGGAAAAAGAAATCTTGCGGGCGATGGCTTTAGGAAAAGGCACCAAGGAAATTGCGGCGGAACGTTTTCTGAGTGTGTACACGGTGGCCACTCACCGGAAGAATATCTTTCGTAAGTTGCAGGTAAACAATGCGCACGAAGCGATTCGGTATGCGCTTCGTGCAGGCATTGTCAATCCCGTAGAATATTGTATTTGA
- the folP gene encoding dihydropteroate synthase — translation MEETFAKYINVKGELLDLSQPQVMGILNVTPDSFYANSRKQTEKDILCRVHQILDEGGTFIDMGAYSSRPDAADVSPEEEMQRLRQGLAIIQRECPEALVSIDTFRADVAKMCVEEYGAALINDISAGDLDPEMFPTLARLKVPYILMHMQGNPQNMQHAPHYDNPVKEIIRYFAEKIEKLRVLGVKDLIIDPGFGFGKTLQHNYEILHKLEEFQIFQLPVLVGVSRKSMVYKLVGGGPEDALNGTTALHAIALMKGAQILRVHDVKAAVETVRIFNALNEPQY, via the coding sequence ATGGAAGAAACATTCGCAAAATACATCAATGTCAAAGGAGAATTGCTGGACCTGTCCCAGCCTCAGGTGATGGGAATCCTCAATGTCACTCCGGATTCTTTTTACGCAAACAGCCGGAAGCAGACTGAAAAAGACATTCTCTGCCGAGTTCACCAGATTCTGGATGAGGGAGGCACTTTTATTGACATGGGAGCTTATTCTTCACGTCCGGATGCGGCAGACGTCTCTCCGGAAGAAGAAATGCAGCGGCTGCGACAAGGACTGGCAATCATTCAACGGGAATGCCCCGAGGCGCTTGTTTCAATTGATACTTTCCGAGCCGATGTGGCCAAGATGTGTGTGGAAGAATATGGAGCCGCCCTTATCAACGACATTTCTGCTGGAGATTTGGACCCGGAAATGTTTCCTACCCTTGCTCGGTTGAAGGTTCCCTACATCCTGATGCACATGCAGGGGAATCCTCAAAACATGCAACACGCTCCCCACTACGACAATCCGGTAAAAGAGATTATCCGTTACTTTGCCGAAAAGATAGAGAAACTGCGGGTGTTAGGCGTCAAGGACCTGATTATTGACCCCGGATTCGGTTTCGGGAAAACCCTGCAACACAATTACGAAATACTGCACAAACTGGAAGAATTCCAAATCTTCCAACTGCCTGTACTTGTCGGAGTATCCCGTAAATCAATGGTTTACAAGCTGGTGGGGGGAGGTCCTGAAGATGCGTTGAACGGAACGACTGCCTTACATGCCATTGCCTTAATGAAAGGAGCCCAAATACTCAGAGTACACGACGTGAAAGCCGCAGTGGAAACCGTCCGTATTTTCAATGCACTGAATGAACCACAATATTAA
- the cdaA gene encoding diadenylate cyclase CdaA: protein MPFDIYILSFKDILDILLVAFLLYKTYKLMKSSGSINIFIGILVFIIIWVIVSQVLQMRLLGSIFDKLVSVGVIALIVLFQDEIRHFLLSLGSRHRSNSLFRFLKGNKKSETEREDIMPIVMACLNMSKGKVGALIVIEKDFPLDDIVRTGDVIDANINQRLIENIFFKNSPLHDGAMIISHKRIKAAGCILPVSHNLEIPKELGLRHRAALGVSQETDAMAIIVSEETGGISIAYHGQFHLKLTAEELERMLTSDSNQ, encoded by the coding sequence ATGCCTTTCGATATCTACATACTTAGTTTCAAGGATATACTTGATATACTATTGGTAGCCTTTCTGTTGTACAAGACCTACAAGCTGATGAAATCGTCAGGCTCCATCAATATTTTTATTGGGATTCTGGTATTTATCATCATTTGGGTAATTGTATCACAGGTACTCCAAATGCGACTGCTGGGCTCCATCTTCGACAAGCTGGTCAGCGTGGGCGTCATCGCACTCATCGTCCTGTTTCAGGATGAGATACGTCACTTCCTGCTTTCCCTCGGCTCCAGACACCGCAGCAACAGTTTGTTCCGCTTTCTGAAAGGAAACAAGAAAAGCGAAACGGAACGGGAGGATATCATGCCCATCGTCATGGCCTGCCTGAACATGAGTAAAGGCAAAGTAGGAGCCTTGATTGTGATTGAAAAAGATTTTCCACTGGACGATATCGTACGCACAGGCGATGTGATTGATGCCAACATCAACCAGCGGCTGATTGAAAATATATTCTTCAAGAACAGTCCGCTCCACGACGGGGCCATGATTATCAGCCACAAACGGATAAAGGCAGCCGGATGTATCCTGCCGGTATCTCACAATCTGGAAATCCCTAAAGAATTGGGACTCCGCCACCGTGCAGCACTGGGTGTTTCACAAGAAACGGATGCCATGGCCATCATCGTATCGGAAGAGACAGGAGGTATCTCCATAGCCTACCACGGACAATTCCACCTGAAACTTACTGCCGAGGAGCTGGAACGCATGCTGACTTCCGACAGTAACCAATAA
- a CDS encoding GNAT family N-acetyltransferase codes for MTIKEQVKVLWKQCFHDTDEFIDFYFQKRYADDLNSYVEADGRVIAALQRIPYFLTYEGMEMPVAYISGACTDSAYRNKGVMRHLLAEAHCRMFREGIMFSTLIPAEEWLKGYYARSGYTTCFSQTKKLLTASSLAVDNFSSQLKIVEIVPESALCSDAFRFFYHFQSSREAYIQHDWEDFHIILTDLQLSGGALWGAYRGNVLQGLCFCFPDESLLKITELVSTEKEVEQILVDYLLSHYQRPRAECLGQEGEKSYGLGMARIIHVEAMFRLLAKKFHENLYIKVEGDEAIPENNGWHNIEDGCYINGRMEEREYRVLSIEELTRLLFDGKHPYMNLMLN; via the coding sequence ATGACAATAAAGGAACAAGTCAAAGTCCTCTGGAAACAGTGTTTCCATGATACGGATGAATTCATTGATTTTTATTTTCAGAAGCGGTATGCTGATGACCTGAACAGTTATGTGGAAGCGGACGGTCGGGTCATTGCCGCTTTGCAGCGCATCCCTTACTTCTTAACGTATGAAGGAATGGAGATGCCGGTAGCCTATATTTCCGGTGCCTGTACCGATTCGGCTTATCGGAACAAAGGTGTGATGCGTCATCTGTTGGCAGAGGCACACTGTCGGATGTTTCGGGAAGGGATTATGTTTTCTACCTTAATTCCGGCAGAGGAATGGTTGAAAGGGTATTATGCTCGTTCAGGATATACGACCTGTTTCTCACAGACAAAAAAGTTATTAACAGCTTCCTCTTTGGCTGTTGATAACTTTTCTTCCCAGTTGAAAATAGTTGAAATAGTTCCTGAAAGTGCTTTGTGCAGCGATGCTTTTCGTTTTTTTTATCATTTTCAGTCGTCTCGGGAAGCTTATATACAGCATGACTGGGAAGATTTCCACATTATATTAACCGATTTGCAGTTGAGTGGAGGTGCTTTGTGGGGGGCTTACCGAGGCAACGTTTTACAGGGACTGTGTTTTTGTTTCCCGGATGAAAGTCTATTGAAGATTACGGAATTGGTTAGTACGGAGAAAGAAGTGGAACAAATTCTGGTAGATTATTTGCTGTCTCATTATCAGCGACCTCGGGCAGAATGCTTAGGGCAGGAGGGAGAAAAGTCTTATGGGCTGGGGATGGCACGAATTATCCATGTGGAAGCAATGTTCCGTTTATTGGCCAAGAAATTTCACGAAAATCTTTATATAAAGGTAGAAGGTGATGAGGCTATCCCCGAGAATAATGGCTGGCATAATATCGAAGATGGATGTTATATTAACGGACGGATGGAAGAACGTGAATACCGTGTATTGTCCATTGAAGAATTGACCCGCCTACTGTTTGATGGGAAACATCCATATATGAATTTGATGCTGAATTAA
- a CDS encoding DUF2156 domain-containing protein — translation MITFKPIELDDKNMVQKYTLRSWRRNCDLSFSNLYSWRFLYRTEIAEKDGFLLFRFYADNQLAYMMPVGEGNIRSILEELMGDARSLGAPFRLLGVCAGMRAELESAFPFQFDFVADRDYFDYVYLRTDLATLRGKKYQPKRNHINKFKAAYPDYEYKLLTPELIPECLQLETEWCKANDCAENQALQDERRSMTAALQHMEQLDIQGGVLYVDGKIVAFTFGAPINHETFDTCVEKANTEIEGAYAMINYEFANHIPEQYIYINREEDLGLEGLRRAKLSYHPEVLLEKYVAELK, via the coding sequence ATGATCACATTTAAACCTATTGAACTAGACGATAAGAATATGGTCCAGAAATACACGTTGCGCAGCTGGCGTCGTAACTGTGACCTGTCATTTTCTAATTTGTATAGCTGGCGTTTTTTGTATCGTACGGAGATTGCGGAGAAAGACGGTTTCTTGCTGTTCCGCTTTTATGCCGACAATCAACTGGCCTACATGATGCCGGTAGGAGAGGGTAATATACGTTCCATACTGGAAGAGTTGATGGGAGATGCACGCAGCTTGGGAGCCCCTTTCCGTTTGCTGGGGGTGTGTGCCGGAATGCGTGCGGAACTGGAATCGGCTTTTCCTTTTCAGTTTGACTTTGTGGCCGACCGTGACTATTTTGATTATGTGTATTTACGGACCGACCTGGCTACCTTGCGTGGAAAGAAATACCAGCCCAAACGGAATCACATTAACAAGTTCAAGGCGGCTTATCCGGATTATGAATACAAACTTCTGACTCCGGAACTGATTCCGGAATGTCTGCAACTGGAAACGGAGTGGTGTAAGGCGAACGATTGTGCCGAGAATCAGGCTTTGCAAGACGAGCGTCGCTCGATGACAGCGGCTTTGCAACACATGGAACAGTTGGATATACAAGGTGGGGTACTTTATGTGGATGGCAAGATTGTAGCTTTTACTTTTGGAGCTCCCATTAACCACGAGACTTTTGATACGTGTGTGGAAAAGGCCAATACGGAGATTGAAGGGGCATACGCCATGATTAATTATGAGTTTGCCAACCATATTCCGGAACAGTATATTTATATCAATCGGGAGGAGGACCTGGGCTTGGAAGGGCTCCGCAGGGCGAAATTGTCGTATCATCCGGAGGTACTTCTCGAAAAATACGTAGCAGAATTGAAATGA
- a CDS encoding LrgB family protein codes for MDFFENKFFLLAITFGFYFLSKLLQKKTGWVLLNPILVAIALLICFLECTGVSYKTYSEAGYLVEFWLKPAVVALGVPLYLQLRMIKKQLMPILVSQLAGCVVGLVSVTIIAKLLGASPEVIMSLAPKSVTTPIAMEVSNAVGGIPSLTAAVVIVVGLFGAICGFKLLQVGRVASPIAQGLSMGTASHAVGTSRAMEVSGKYGAYASLGLTLNGILTALLSPTILHLLGLY; via the coding sequence ATGGATTTTTTCGAAAATAAATTCTTTCTGCTGGCCATCACATTTGGCTTTTATTTCTTATCAAAATTGTTGCAGAAAAAAACAGGTTGGGTGTTGTTAAACCCCATCTTGGTGGCGATTGCGCTGTTGATTTGTTTTCTGGAATGTACAGGCGTTTCTTATAAAACTTATTCAGAAGCAGGTTATCTTGTGGAATTTTGGTTGAAACCGGCGGTTGTGGCATTGGGCGTACCTTTGTATTTGCAGTTGCGAATGATTAAGAAGCAGCTGATGCCGATTTTGGTTTCCCAGTTGGCCGGATGTGTGGTAGGCTTGGTGTCTGTTACCATTATAGCCAAACTTTTGGGTGCTTCTCCTGAAGTGATTATGTCTTTGGCTCCGAAGTCGGTAACAACTCCGATTGCTATGGAAGTTTCGAATGCAGTGGGAGGAATCCCTTCTCTGACAGCAGCGGTAGTGATTGTCGTGGGACTGTTTGGCGCTATTTGCGGATTTAAACTTCTGCAGGTAGGGCGTGTGGCCAGCCCGATTGCCCAGGGATTGTCCATGGGTACAGCCAGTCATGCAGTAGGTACCTCACGTGCCATGGAAGTAAGTGGCAAGTACGGAGCGTATGCCAGCCTGGGACTGACATTGAACGGAATTCTGACCGCTTTGCTTTCGCCGACAATTTTACATTTGCTCGGATTGTATTAA
- a CDS encoding CidA/LrgA family protein, which produces MIRQCSILFGCLALGELIVYLTGVKLPSSIIGMLLLTLFLQLGWIKLEWVQGLTNFLVANLGFFFVPSGVALMLYFDIITAQFWPIVIATLVSTVLVLVVTGWVHQLVRKYGFFRK; this is translated from the coding sequence ATGATTCGACAGTGTTCTATTCTTTTTGGATGTCTGGCATTGGGTGAACTGATTGTATACTTGACAGGAGTGAAGTTGCCTTCGAGTATCATCGGCATGCTGTTGCTGACTCTGTTTCTTCAGCTGGGTTGGATAAAGCTGGAGTGGGTGCAGGGCCTGACCAATTTTCTGGTTGCTAATCTAGGCTTTTTCTTCGTGCCGTCGGGGGTGGCATTGATGCTTTACTTCGACATTATTACGGCTCAGTTCTGGCCGATTGTGATTGCTACGTTGGTTAGTACGGTGTTAGTGTTAGTTGTTACAGGTTGGGTTCATCAATTAGTGCGTAAATATGGATTTTTTCGAAAATAA
- the pta gene encoding phosphate acetyltransferase, whose product MDLISEIVERAKANKQRIVLPEGTEERTLKAANQVLTDGVADLILLGNPDEIMGLAKEWGLGNIHKATIIDPENHPKKEEYAQLLCELRKKKGMTIEEARKLVLNPLYLGCLIIKSGDADGQLAGARNTTGDVLRPALQIIKTAPGITCVSGAMLLLTHAPECGDNGILVMGDVAVTPVPDANQLAQIAICTARTAQSVAGLDPRVAMLSFSTKGSAKHEVVDKVVEALKIAKEMDPSLKIDGELQADAALVPKVGASKAPGSEIAGKANVLVVPCLEVGNISYKLVERLGHATAVGPILQGIARPVNDLSRGCSVDDVYKMIAITANQAIAAKAQ is encoded by the coding sequence ATGGATTTAATCAGTGAAATCGTTGAACGCGCTAAAGCAAACAAACAGCGCATCGTGCTTCCGGAAGGAACAGAAGAACGTACTTTGAAGGCTGCCAATCAAGTATTGACAGACGGTGTAGCAGACCTGATTCTGTTGGGTAACCCCGATGAAATCATGGGCCTTGCAAAAGAATGGGGATTAGGTAACATTCACAAAGCTACCATCATCGATCCGGAAAACCATCCGAAGAAAGAAGAATACGCACAACTGCTTTGCGAACTTCGCAAGAAAAAAGGCATGACCATCGAAGAAGCCCGCAAACTGGTTTTGAATCCGCTTTACTTAGGCTGCCTGATTATCAAATCAGGAGATGCAGACGGACAGCTGGCCGGTGCCCGCAACACCACCGGTGATGTACTCCGTCCGGCATTGCAAATTATCAAGACAGCTCCGGGTATCACTTGCGTTTCAGGTGCCATGCTATTGCTGACCCATGCTCCCGAATGTGGCGACAACGGTATCCTGGTAATGGGCGACGTAGCCGTTACTCCGGTTCCGGATGCCAACCAGCTGGCACAGATTGCCATCTGTACCGCACGTACAGCTCAGTCTGTAGCAGGTCTTGACCCACGTGTAGCCATGCTGAGTTTCTCTACCAAAGGTTCTGCCAAACATGAAGTGGTAGACAAAGTAGTAGAAGCCCTGAAGATTGCCAAAGAAATGGATCCATCTCTGAAGATTGACGGTGAACTGCAGGCCGATGCCGCACTGGTTCCGAAGGTCGGTGCCAGCAAAGCTCCGGGTTCAGAAATCGCCGGAAAAGCCAACGTATTGGTTGTTCCGTGCCTGGAAGTCGGAAACATCTCTTATAAGTTAGTAGAACGTCTGGGACATGCTACCGCCGTAGGTCCGATTCTGCAGGGTATCGCCCGTCCGGTCAACGACTTGTCTCGCGGATGCAGTGTAGACGATGTATATAAGATGATTGCCATTACAGCCAACCAGGCCATCGCTGCCAAAGCTCAGTAA